In one window of Arthrobacter pascens DNA:
- a CDS encoding helix-turn-helix transcriptional regulator yields MSIEPLSWGRGSMLNTVESNTDTAGTSELQRWSVPARSANLEAVRIALTSKESLGVVITGSRGVGKSSLARTAVSELGPDVWSLQLRGGPAAEKTPYGCLAFLLARLPQAYMGSPTAILRGITSLIKSDAAGRQCIITLDTAGSIDDMSAGVLLNVLLTGTARIVAVAPKSSDLPADFHWLLTDRRLTEVRLDNLNELQTRQVLLSLLGHRVSASLVSAYHSIVGGNPLLLKALVTEQQQSGNLVLADSVWTLRDKVVLDGAASLDDIVRSRWARKTPETREVIEMLSCARSVELSRLTTLYGAGIVADMEDAGLLDIDGSDSRWVSLREKYVGDVVRSWLSIARRRELRNLLLGGVEPDPSAMTVDELMAFAAWTHECEAELSPDMALAAAEAAVQLFDPHLALTYAEALKRDDPQWVPAQRQKAAAYLLLDLPIQAMAALDDISRPQLDSLSAKEYAHVVAAKSQVMVWLPEHTERVPGLLEEARRRLGVEQGLADSWPDPLAAAANRISLSEFEYKAFVGDFSSMIPALEAAANPARNADTWFRMNSSVILMTALSLTGREMDALRLMRQLGGQISDAAHIVGLRERFAAEAYLVLLMAGQWRRCIDLLDPPGTREAHRLPYRSAAAELSAGIAYVYSGRGAAALDSLLSAAAQLELRPAHSSLHAAYAAIALAYAQIGNAGQARKYLEKLRRPAGPCSFPTRSIIEFCADMAGRWLGEADSAARLKESARQNIAAGRYTLAGISLLGATVNGTEADFRLMEDVAGHRQGPLAEISRLIAVGSRSKDAKTLLAGGELAATLELDAVEARCMALAVDYARQAGDSVSARTAQARLDVLAATVASLPIVPSSGSPLLTSRERQIARLAGRGSSNRDIALEMGVSVRTVEGHLYQVFTKLGVTSRGDLTGLV; encoded by the coding sequence ATGTCAATCGAGCCACTCAGCTGGGGACGTGGGTCAATGCTCAATACTGTTGAGTCAAACACGGACACCGCTGGCACGTCAGAGCTTCAGCGTTGGTCTGTGCCTGCCCGAAGCGCCAACCTCGAAGCCGTCCGCATAGCTCTTACCAGCAAGGAATCCCTCGGTGTCGTCATCACCGGCAGCCGTGGCGTCGGCAAGTCATCCCTGGCCCGGACCGCCGTTTCTGAACTTGGCCCCGACGTCTGGAGCTTGCAGCTGCGCGGGGGACCCGCCGCCGAGAAAACCCCTTACGGGTGCCTCGCCTTCCTGCTGGCGCGGCTTCCGCAGGCATATATGGGTTCCCCTACTGCGATTCTTCGCGGCATCACGTCCCTGATTAAGAGCGATGCCGCCGGACGTCAGTGCATCATCACCCTTGACACCGCCGGAAGCATCGACGATATGAGTGCCGGCGTGCTCCTGAACGTCCTGCTCACCGGCACAGCGCGCATCGTTGCGGTGGCACCCAAGAGCAGTGACCTGCCCGCGGATTTCCACTGGCTCCTGACGGACCGCCGGCTGACCGAGGTCAGGCTGGACAACCTGAACGAGCTCCAGACCCGCCAGGTACTTCTGTCCCTGCTCGGGCACCGCGTCTCCGCCTCCCTCGTCAGCGCCTACCACAGCATCGTGGGCGGAAATCCGCTGTTGCTGAAGGCGCTCGTGACCGAACAGCAGCAATCCGGGAACCTGGTGCTCGCGGATTCGGTGTGGACCCTCCGCGACAAGGTGGTGCTCGACGGCGCGGCCAGCCTCGACGATATCGTCCGGTCCCGCTGGGCGAGGAAGACCCCGGAGACCCGGGAAGTCATTGAGATGCTGTCCTGCGCCAGGAGCGTGGAGCTCTCGAGGCTCACCACTCTTTACGGTGCGGGGATCGTGGCAGACATGGAGGACGCCGGTCTCCTCGACATTGACGGTTCTGACAGCCGGTGGGTATCGCTCCGGGAAAAGTACGTTGGAGACGTGGTCCGCTCCTGGCTAAGCATCGCCAGGCGGCGGGAGCTTCGGAACCTGCTGCTGGGCGGTGTGGAGCCGGATCCCTCGGCCATGACGGTGGACGAACTGATGGCCTTCGCTGCCTGGACGCATGAGTGCGAAGCTGAGCTGAGCCCTGACATGGCTTTGGCCGCAGCCGAGGCCGCGGTCCAGCTCTTTGACCCGCATCTCGCCCTCACCTATGCCGAGGCGCTCAAAAGAGATGACCCCCAGTGGGTGCCCGCCCAGCGGCAGAAGGCGGCTGCCTACCTGCTGCTTGACCTTCCCATCCAGGCGATGGCAGCCCTTGACGACATCTCCAGGCCGCAGCTGGACAGCCTGAGTGCGAAAGAATACGCCCATGTCGTAGCTGCCAAGTCACAGGTGATGGTGTGGCTGCCGGAGCACACCGAACGGGTCCCCGGCCTGCTTGAGGAAGCAAGGAGAAGGCTCGGAGTTGAACAAGGCTTGGCTGACAGCTGGCCTGACCCGCTCGCTGCCGCCGCGAATCGCATCAGCCTGAGCGAGTTCGAGTATAAGGCTTTCGTCGGCGACTTCTCCTCCATGATTCCAGCTCTCGAAGCGGCCGCGAATCCCGCCCGGAACGCGGACACCTGGTTCCGGATGAACTCTTCCGTGATTCTGATGACCGCCCTTTCCCTGACCGGACGTGAGATGGACGCGCTGCGCCTGATGCGGCAGCTGGGAGGCCAAATCTCTGACGCCGCCCACATCGTGGGTCTGCGCGAGCGGTTTGCTGCCGAGGCCTACCTCGTTCTGCTGATGGCAGGACAATGGCGCCGCTGCATCGACCTCCTGGATCCGCCCGGCACCCGGGAAGCGCACCGGCTTCCATACCGCAGCGCCGCGGCTGAGCTGTCAGCAGGAATTGCCTACGTCTACTCGGGCCGTGGTGCGGCCGCCCTGGATTCCCTGTTGTCCGCAGCGGCGCAATTGGAGCTCCGGCCGGCCCACAGCTCACTTCATGCCGCCTATGCCGCCATTGCGCTGGCCTATGCGCAGATCGGCAACGCCGGACAGGCCCGCAAGTATCTGGAGAAGCTCCGGAGGCCCGCCGGACCCTGCAGCTTCCCGACCCGCAGCATCATTGAATTCTGCGCGGACATGGCCGGCCGCTGGCTGGGTGAAGCCGACTCCGCGGCCCGCCTGAAAGAGTCTGCCCGGCAGAATATCGCGGCCGGGAGGTACACCCTGGCCGGGATCAGCCTGCTCGGGGCCACCGTCAACGGAACCGAGGCCGACTTCCGGCTGATGGAGGACGTGGCCGGTCACCGTCAGGGCCCGCTCGCGGAAATCTCGCGCCTGATCGCTGTGGGCAGCAGGAGCAAGGACGCCAAGACACTCCTGGCCGGCGGGGAGCTGGCCGCGACGCTGGAACTGGATGCGGTGGAGGCCAGGTGCATGGCGTTGGCAGTGGACTACGCCCGCCAGGCCGGAGACTCCGTATCTGCCAGGACAGCGCAGGCCCGGCTTGATGTTCTTGCTGCCACTGTGGCCAGTTTGCCGATCGTGCCCAGCAGCGGCAGTCCCCTCCTGACCAGCAGGGAGCGCCAGATCGCACGGCTTGCGGGCAGGGGCTCATCAAACCGGGACATCGCGTTGGAGATGGGCGTCTCGGTCCGGACCGTCGAAGGCCATCTGTACCAGGTCTTCACCAAGCTCGGGGTAACTTCCAGGGGTGATCTGACTGGACTCGTCTAA